acacacacacacacacacacacacacacaaatagaggcacacaaacacacactatgaTTGACACATCACTACAGGAGGGAAACTCCCACACCATGCGCAATTTGTAGAAAGGCCAGCATGAGcgtgtgctcacacacacacacacacatacacacacatgaacgCATTAAAACAGAcaagctaacacacacacagaggggaATTCACTGAGAATGAATTGTGCCTGCTGATAGTATTTATTTGCATGcagtatttgcattgctttagaACTCAATTCAGTAAAGGAATTATTCAAATGAGGCTATATTGCACACTTGCTTtgattattttaggttttgtATTATTGTTGTAACTACTCGCTGGTCATTAAACAGTCCATGTTTCCAAAATACTGatgtccatttgttttatttatagatatGGAACACCGTGAAAACTAcatacaaacagaaacacaaaaatatagttttacacacacataacaatTCGAAGGACATcaatgcaaataaagaaatatacataAATGAACACTTTTACCGTGTTGGCCTGGTTACCAGCAGTAGAATGGTGAAGAGCTCTAACAGGTGTATCTAAGTTTAAATCTCATCATTCAATTTGCAGCACTTCCAGGTTAAATCTAATCAGGAAGGTCACATGACCttcaatttaataaaacttaGCAGTACCACAAAATAAGCACATCAGAATTCATGCAattgacacacatacacaatattatatttaaattgtaaagtcttaaaaatacaaaaaaggagCAAAACACTGATATTACAAATACCTCATACACAACCCATAAATGACCTATCAGTGTCAGCTACACTCCCACCAAATTACCTTTGATCTATTCAATAAACATAGAATGCAACAATTTGAATAATCAGTGGAAATTTCCAGGCATCAACACAATACATGAAAACAACTAACATGATTCTATCCCCACAATTCATTATTACACATtcttcagttaaaatgaacaaattgttCACCATAtcacattgttttaatattaaatgcagtACACATCAACATGTGACCAAAATGCCAAGACCTACATGATATCAATACACCTGAATTTGAATAAAGTGATAATGCAATTTAACTTTGTTAAATCACTGCTGCTGTTAACTCTAATCTTGGCATGGAGACAACTTATGTGGGGACAACTCTCGCTTTCCCCGTGACTAAGGCACAATGTACCTTGGTACACTCACCAGCCTGAAATAGGAGCACTGACCATAACCTTTACTACTTGCGTCAAAAAGGTGTTGCAACTCAGTTCTCAAGATCTTCCTGAAGTTTGAAGATGTTAAACCTATTGGTATCTGTACCTTTTCTAGATTAGACAAATCCTTCAACCAGCTCTCCCACCTTGATCTCAATTCAATGTGTAGTGGTTCATCCCAACTTATGCCCTTATGACACATCTCTTGCAGCACCTTCTTACCGGATATGATGAATGGAGCCAAGAACCCCAATGTATCATAAATGGAAGCCACAATGGAAAGAATACCACGTTGTGTGGCAGGTTTCTCATCAAGCACAGAATTAAAGGTAAAGGCGTCATTCTCCACATCCCACCTTACTCCCAGAACATTCTTAACTGGAAGATAATCATTATGGAAATCCACATTTTCCACCTCAACAGCACGGTCACTCTCACTGATGGACGCAAGCACTTTTCTATTGTTGGAAACAAATTTGTGAAGGTGTAGTTTTCCTTTAGCACACCGAGCCTGAGCTTCTTCTACCAGCCTAATTGCCAGCTCAACGGATTCCAGACTTATGAGACTATCATCTATATAGAAATTATTTATGATGAAACTAGCAGCTAAAGGATACTTCCTCTCAATGCTGGCGAGATACTTCAGGCCATAATTGCCGCAACCTGGGGAGGATGATGCTCCAAAGAGATGTACTTTCATTCGATATTCTCTGGGCTCTGTGTTTAGATCACCATTTAACCACCACAGAAAACGCAGGTAATCCTGATCTTCCCTAATGACATGAAATCTATTAAACATTTTCTCAATGTCACACATGACAGCAATTTGATGTTTGCGGAAGCGACAAAGCACTCCAGTCAACCCATTGGTAAAATCGGGCCCAGTCAATAGATAGTCATTCAAAGCGGTACCTTTAAACGTGTCCGTACAATCGAAGACTACCTTGATCTTATTTGGCTTCTTTGGGTGATAAACACCTTGGTGTGGAATATAACACAAATTTCCCATATCTAGTTTCTCATCAGCTATTTCTGCATCCCCATCTCTTAAGACACCTTCCATAAACATCCTGTAATCACATTTGAATTGAGGATCCTTGTCCAATTTCCTTTTAAGATGCTTCAGTCGTACTAATGCAAGCTTCTTATTATTTGGAAGTTGGGGACTAGTTTTAAAGGGAAGGGGCATCTCAAGATGGCCACATTCATTATGATAAACGCCTTCCTTTAGAACCTGCAGAAACTGAACATCGTCCTGAGATATGCTCTTTTCTCCTAACCGACTATCTACCAAATCCAGCTCAAGGGCTCTAACAGCAGCAGGTGTCACAAGGGGAAGCTCCCTGACTGATATGCGGTGACATATACTAGTCACATCCTTGGAGTTCACACCATTTGGAGTACCTCCTATGATGCTCCAGCCCAGGTCGGTCTTAATGGCATAAGGCTCTTCATCACCTCCATTGATGACCTGTCGAGGTGCCAATGCTCTGGAGCAATCATAGCCAATCAAAAGACCTACTCCACAATCCATTAGTGCAGGCATTTCCTCAGCAATGACTTCTAGATGTCTCCACCTTTTAGCAGTCTCACAGGTGGGAATATGGGTGCGCTCAAAAGGAATGAAATCCCTTGTATAAACGGGAGGCAGGTAGATAGAGCTATCTAAAGAAAACCCTCTCACTCGAAGTCCACAGACTCTCTGACTTTCTACAATGGAGTCTTTTCCCATCATCGTGGAAAGCTTTAGTTTTACTGGTTCCATTGATGCCCGCAAACTTTCACACACTTCCTGATCAATAAATGTGTGACTACTTTGAGTGTCTAATAAGGCATAAACAAGGATTTCAGACTCTGAGCCAGAAGATAGCCATACTGGAACAATCATTGATGTTGTACCACCTTCTCCTCCATTCACACAGCATGATAGAGAGGATGTACTCTCTTCAGCCTGCAAAACCATCTGTGAACGTAACTCATTTACTGGCTGACGATCTTCATGCAAAAGAGTTGGGTGGCGCTTCTTACATACAGCACATATGGACCGATTTCTACAATCTTTGGAGCCATGTCCCCTTCTTAAGCATGCAAAGCACAACTTATTCCCCCTAACAAACAGTCTCCTTTCCTCCACAGGCTCTTCCATTAATTTTTGACAGTCATGAACTGAATGACTCTCTCCACAGAACAAACATTTAACTAAAGTTGTGCCATGCACCAGTGTGCTCTTCAAATTACTAGACTCTTTAGTCTTGCGGTCAATAATATTGCTGGTATTACCCATAGCACATGCTGCATCTAAATCATTCACCGTAGTTGCCAACGTATTTACTCTTAAACGCTTGATCTCCTTGAAGGGCTTTTCTTCACAGATCTTCAATGCATACAACGATGACACAGGATTGCACGCTATGCGTGCTTCCtttgagacaaatgaagcaaaCTCACTAAAGCTTGGATAATCTTTATCTTGATCTAGCTGTTTTGTGACATAACGGTTCCACCTACTCGTCACCCAGTTGGGAAGCTTGACTAGTATCTTCTGATTCTCTTCGCAATCATTCAACACCTGAAGACCCTTGATGTGCGGCATAGCATCACTACATGATTGCAAGAAGTCACTGAACTCTCTTAGCTTAACGTACTCTGATGCACCAATCTTAGGCCACCTATTTAGTTTCTCTCTAAAGGCACGTTGCGCCACAAAGGAGTGACCATATCTAGCATTTAACTTCTCCCAGGCTTGCTGATAGGCTTGTTCATCTTTCCTATAAAAACTACCTTTCAAAACTGATCTTGCTTCACCATCAATATACTTTTGCAAATAGAACAGCCTGTCTGCTGAATTCAGACACCGTCTCTCTATAAGAGCCTTAAAGGTTGTGCTCCACTCTATAAACTTAAGTGGGtcaccaaaaaatacaaaaggtTCTGGAACGGGAAGTCGAGATAGGGCCATTGACTCTTGCAATGCCTGTACTACGGATACCTCACCTTTTGTGACTTGCGGACTCAAACTTGATGTATTAGGAACCAGGGGACTGGGGTTGCTCACATCACTACATGCTGAACCATACTGCTGACTTCTTACTCTTAACTCCTCTTCAGTATACACTCGAAGCCTTGCTTCCATAACCTCAATGTCTCTACGATTTTCAAGCTTCTTCAATCGCTGCCTTTGTGCATCAATGTCAGCCTCCATTTCCATTTCTGCTTTCTTTGCAGCTAACAATGCGGCAGTCTCTGCTCTTCTAGCGGAAATGCTTGCAGACTCTGAAGAGGGTTTAGAGTGATTACTAAAAACTGTGGCTCTAGAAACTGTGGATCCGTATATGGACCTAGCATACTCACAGTCCAACAACACACGCAATCTTGCCTTCTCAGCTTCAGCATCGAACTCCATGCCATCCTCCACTAAACgtacattcattattttaatcaagTCTGCAGTCACAGCTGAACATGCATCTATTTTTCTTCTAATTTCTTGACTTGGTACTGCTTGGAGTCGCATGCTATCATATAGGCCTTTCAATTCAGATTCTTTCTTCTCAACCCCATCCATCATGTCACacaaatcactttcagaacactcctgttttaactttaaacgaaCCTCTCTGACATGGATCTTCCAACTATTATATGCAGATATGAACTTGCTTTCCCTTTGGACCAGTTCTTGTGCTTTTAACTCCTGCATCTTTGGTGTTAAATGTTTATCACGGGAAGATTTCCTAATTTCATTGGTATTTAATAAAGTAGAATTAAGCTCTTTAAGTCTTGCCTCAGATTTTTCAGTACATGTGGTACATGATTCATGTCGATTTCTCACAACACACTCATTAACTTGTAATGGAGATTCATTTTGCTCTGCTAAATAACCCTGAACTGACATTTTCGCTcttaaaaatgtaacactttaaacaacaatacaacacataataaaataacagtcAATAACAGTGAAACTCTTAAATAGAGTAATGCCACTTAAATGTTACTTTAAGCACTATTTCAATTAAGCAAATTAAGAACCAATTGTCACTAGGACACTTCTTTCTTACATTGTTCTCTAATTATAGGCAGCTTTGTcttgtaacaattttattttaacttttaaaaccaTCCATTTACCAAAGAtaacatataatattttatagtctGACCTGCTGATGCACGGATGAATCAGGCTGCGTGAGAAAGTCCTCCATCGGGATGTATCACAACTGTACGTAAAACCCGCAACAAACCACCGCGGGAAGACGCATAGTTGCACGCTGAAACTTGCAACAATCAGTCCTACGAAATGAGGCACCAGCTGCACGATGAACCCAGTTTGCAACACTCAAGGATCCAGGAATACTGCACTAGAATCGCGCGCCGAAGACAGCCGCCTCTATCACCGCAGGAAGCAGCCAACCACTCCGAAAGACCCAGACGCGAGAAGCCGCACGCTGAAGCCGAAGTAAACTTTGGTGGAATGGAATTAGGCCACGTTTTCACTGTAACTACTCGCTGGTCATTAAACAGTCCATGTTTCCAAAATACTGatgtccatttgttttatttatagatatGGAACACCGTGAAAACTAcatacaaacagaaacacaaaaatatagttttacacacacataacaatTCGAAGGACATcaatgcaaataaagaaatatacataAATGAACACTTTTACCGTGTTGGCCTGGTTACCAGCAGTAGAATGGTGAAGAGCTCTAACAGGTGTATCTAAGTTTAAATCTCATCATTCAATTTGCAGCACTTCCAGGTTAAATCTAATCAGGAAGGTCACATGACCttcaatttaataaaacttaGCAGTACCACAAAATAAGCACATCAGAATTCATGCAattgacacacatacacaatattatatttaaattgtaaagtcttaaaaatacaaaaaaggagCAAAACACTGATATTACAAATACCTCATACACAACCCATAAATGACCTATCAGTGTCAGCTACAATTGTTATAAAGCACTTTGGAACACTTACACTACCggttaaaagtatatataaaataaaaatgctctctggttgcatttatttcatcaaaaatacagtaaaacagttattgtcaaatatcattgcattttaaaataacttttttctagttcagtatgttttacaatgtaagttatttctgtgatgcaaagctgaattcttagcatcattacatcagtcttttgatccttcagatatcattctaatatgctgacatttgtaatattacatttctatttcagataactATTGTTCAGTGAAGTGTCTATTCATCACagaactctgaaaaaaaaaacgtctcaggttacaaatgtaaccttggttccctgagaacagggaacgagacaatacgtcaacgacgctatggggaacgcctcaggtgtgacaggtgtctgaaatcaaatatcaactcacagcaatcatgctgaccggcgacagccgtgaatcatcagcttgaatgatgagcgtgcgacctggatataaaaagggcgccttgaaaccatgacaatatcctttcgtctgaagggactgtttggcaggcagaccctgaggcatggctgggagacgtattgtctcgttccctgttctcagggaaccaaggttacatttgtaacctgagacgttccctttcgaagggaacttcgacaatacgtcaacgacgctatggggaacgaaatacccacgccgccatgctaaagggagtgcatgcccaatggcagtgacaactgtcagaaccagcATTCAGTGAACGCTAgaaccactcaccctcaggtcacacagggctgtcagtgacagcactccctacggtcatagcccaagctatatgataccacagaaaacctccataaacatagtttagtgaaaggtctacctgggcctgctcaagggcctaggaccacaacttcaacttcttagaaggggtcccttctagggaatgtggctagggaacccgagggaaccccagccagtcactatccaggggaatgtaccacctgaaaagccaccaggcaggcctgacctggtgtcactacataagacactacagactggccacttcctgtctgtccgaagacagagcctctggacacttgcctttaggaaggcatccagcccgaggaactgcggagcaggcagtgaaccactcggcccggatctcagagacgggatatcctggagagtatgactcagcgtagtgctttacaacccttgctagcgaggggagtttctctactcgatccacggatctacccagtgtttgtgtttcaaaaacactgaggaggcctgtgagggccttaggactgatctaactgggaggcctcatgagaggcctacgaccgacggaccagactcaggagaccacatactcacattgaccctcagtgaggggagcataagatctacctggtaggcaaccaggctgtagcaggataaaaaaggttccaggagggaacccgtagcagagaataaaaaACTTGAGCCGAGCCAGGGCGCAAACTCACCTCCAGTAGCTGCCTGATAAGGactgctaaactgaaag
This DNA window, taken from Carassius auratus strain Wakin chromosome 14, ASM336829v1, whole genome shotgun sequence, encodes the following:
- the LOC113113774 gene encoding uncharacterized protein LOC113113774; this translates as MSVQGYLAEQNESPLQVNECVVRNRHESCTTCTEKSEARLKELNSTLLNTNEIRKSSRDKHLTPKMQELKAQELVQRESKFISAYNSWKIHVREVRLKLKQECSESDLCDMMDGVEKKESELKGLYDSMRLQAVPSQEIRRKIDACSAVTADLIKIMNVRLVEDGMEFDAEAEKARLRVLLDCEYARSIYGSTVSRATVFSNHSKPSSESASISARRAETAALLAAKKAEMEMEADIDAQRQRLKKLENRRDIEVMEARLRVYTEEELRVRSQQYGSACSDVSNPSPLVPNTSSLSPQVTKGEVSVVQALQESMALSRLPVPEPFVFFGDPLKFIEWSTTFKALIERRCLNSADRLFYLQKYIDGEARSVLKGSFYRKDEQAYQQAWEKLNARYGHSFVAQRAFREKLNRWPKIGASEYVKLREFSDFLQSCSDAMPHIKGLQVLNDCEENQKILVKLPNWVTSRWNRYVTKQLDQDKDYPSFSEFASFVSKEARIACNPVSSLYALKICEEKPFKEIKRLRVNTLATTVNDLDAACAMGNTSNIIDRKTKESSNLKSTLVHGTTLVKCLFCGESHSVHDCQKLMEEPVEERRLFVRGNKLCFACLRRGHGSKDCRNRSICAVCKKRHPTLLHEDRQPVNELRSQMVLQAEESTSSLSCCVNGGEGGTTSMIVPVWLSSGSESEILVYALLDTQSSHTFIDQEVCESLRASMEPVKLKLSTMMGKDSIVESQRVCGLRVRGFSLDSSIYLPPVYTRDFIPFERTHIPTCETAKRWRHLEVIAEEMPALMDCGVGLLIGYDCSRALAPRQVINGGDEEPYAIKTDLGWSIIGGTPNGVNSKDVTSICHRISVRELPLVTPAAVRALELDLVDSRLGEKSISQDDVQFLQVLKEGVYHNECGHLEMPLPFKTSPQLPNNKKLALVRLKHLKRKLDKDPQFKCDYRMFMEGVLRDGDAEIADEKLDMGNLCYIPHQGVYHPKKPNKIKVVFDCTDTFKGTALNDYLLTGPDFTNGLTGVLCRFRKHQIAVMCDIEKMFNRFHVIREDQDYLRFLWWLNGDLNTEPREYRMKVHLFGASSSPGCGNYGLKYLASIERKYPLAASFIINNFYIDDSLISLESVELAIRLVEEAQARCAKGKLHLHKFVSNNRKVLASISESDRAVEVENVDFHNDYLPVKNVLGVRWDVENDAFTFNSVLDEKPATQRGILSIVASIYDTLGFLAPFIISGKKVLQEMCHKGISWDEPLHIELRSRWESWLKDLSNLEKVQIPIGLTSSNFRKILRTELQHLFDASSKGYGQCSYFRLVSVPRYIVP